Proteins from one Telopea speciosissima isolate NSW1024214 ecotype Mountain lineage chromosome 1, Tspe_v1, whole genome shotgun sequence genomic window:
- the LOC122661929 gene encoding serine/threonine-protein kinase D6PKL1-like isoform X2: MMAPLRGTCEIVEDSVQCSKGTNTQTAESRMDDKAGKHPILKYGSNYSIENDLNEIFQAIDLRTSTRALGQLHQRDTGRFQKNALKKQVRDGPSQGSGIGISESVTLKQALRGLCISQKLEMAAMKRLSKPAYGVSEAGTIKRLYRTVVVEASESGLPLDEGKGRVVEISLVPEDNSSNSSEKMPEFLQVRKAKVLNHSAQSSPRFAIATKNKVQALPQDEIVPASTDVGSETSNIEPASKWKPKCAHSSSGSAAGGKVLEVDKIVPVLTEVGRKNSTLDLWQRGKLHPIPSLASSSNGSKVSKSAGSNMRLTKPVFRNKNFIKKKGKQDLTSATSRSNMCYKIDSDLSPSTSKSVSQTDNCTENNSRKEPVSPASTSTNLSVEVSSNNVDSGLSKPGCTLSKCDGDGAVGAKATAASRSKEKGEVSQSSKSSIGEYSSSTSVSEESNLSGSSCGNRPHMSKDLRWEAIHHVQMQHGSLGMRHFKLHKRLGCGDIGAVYLAELTGTNCLFALKVMDNKFLASRKKMPRAQTEREILQMLDHPFLPTLYAHFTTEKLSCLVMDYCPGGDLHVLRQKQLGRSFLEQAARFYVAEVLLALEYLHMLGVIYRDLKPENILVREDGHIMLTDFDLSLRCTVSPTILRSSSSMMETEKKLSGPCSESSCIDPFCLQPSWVQVSCFTPRLISATTKNKKLKSDMVAQVSPLPQLVAEPTSARSNSFVGTHEYLAPEIIKGDGHGSAVDWWTFGIFLYELLFGKTPFKGLGNEDTLANVVSQSLKFPESPIVSFQAKDLIRGLLVKEPENRLGSMKGATEIKQHPFFEGLNWALIRCEIPPELPKLRDLVVPAMESQKKESKLLEFRDMEEHLEFELF, from the exons ATGATGGCACCATTACGTGGCACCTGTGAAATCGTTGAGGATTCAGTTCAATGCTCTAAAGGAACTAACACACAGACTGCCGAGTCAAGAATGGATGACAAAGCAGGAAAACACCCTATACTGAAATATGGGAGCAATTATTCTATAGAGAATGATCTTAATGAGATTTTCCAGGCAATTGATCTCAGAACATCAACCAGGGCTTTGGGTCAATTACACCAAAGAGATACAGGACGATTTCAGAAGAATGCTTTGAAAAAGCAGGTTAGAGATGGGCCGTCTCAAGGGTCAGGAATTGGAATTTCTGAGTCCGTGACCTTGAAGCAGGCGCTAAGAGGGCTGTGCATATCTCAGAAACTAGAGATGGCTGCAATGAAGCGGTTATCAAAACCTGCATATGGAGTTTCAGAAGCTGGAACCATAAAGAGGTTGTACAGAACAGTGGTAGTTGAGGCCAGTGAATCTGGTCTTCCATTAGATGAAGGTAAAGGGAGAGTGGTAGAAATCTCTCTTGTGCCAGAAGATAACTCATCAAATTCCTCCGAGAAGATGCCAGAATTCCTGCAAGTTCGCAAGGCAAAAGTATTGAACCATAGTGCTCAGTCTTCTCCTCGATTTGCAATTGCAACCAAAAACAAGGTTCAAGCACTGCCACAAGATGAGATTGTTCCTGCATCAACAGACGTTGGGTCTGAAACATCTAATATAGAACCAGCTTCAAAATGGAAGCCTAAGTGTGCTCATTCATCATCTGGCTCTGCTGCTGGTGGAAAAGTATTAGAAGTAGATAAGATAGTTCCTGTCTTGACAGAAGTTGGGAGAAAAAATTCAACTCTAGATCTGTGGCAGCGAGGCAAGCTACATCCTATACCTTCTTTGGCTAGCTCTAGCAATGGCAGTAAAGTAAGCAAGTCTGCTGGCTCTAATATGCGTCTAACCAAGCCTGTCTTCAGGAACAAAAACTTTATtaagaagaaagggaagcagGATTTGACTTCTGCTACCAGCAGGTCTAATATGTGCTATAAAATCGACAGTGACTTGAGTCCAAGTACAAGTAAATCAGTGAGCCAAACTGACAACTGCACTGAAAATAATTCGAGGAAAGAACCTGTTTCTCCAGCATCAACCAGTACAAATCTAAGTGTTGAAGTCAGTTCGAATAATGTGGACTCTGGTCTGAGTAAGCCAGGTTGCACTTTGAGTAAGTGCGACGGTGATGGAGCTGTTGGTGCAAAAGCTACTGCGGCCTCAAGATCAAAAGAGAAGGGGGAGGTCTCACAGAGCTCTAAAAGTAGCATTGGTGAGTACAGTAGTAGCACAAGTGTTAGTGAGGAGAGCAATTTAAGTGGGTCTAGTTGTGGCAATAGACCCCACATGTCAAAAGACTTGAGGTGGGAAGCCATCCACCATGTCCAGATGCAGCATGGAAGCTTAGGGATGAGGCACTTCAAGCTGCATAAGCGTCTTGGTTGTGGAGACATCGGAGCCGTTTATCTTGCTGAGCTAACCGGTACAAACTGTCTATTTGCTTTGAAAGTTATGGATAATAAGTTTTTGGCAAGCAGAAAGAAGATGCCAAGGGCCCAAACTGAAAGAGAAATATTGCAAATGCTGGATCATCCTTTTCTCCCTACACTATATGCTCATTTTACAACAGAGAAGTTGTCCTGTTTGGTTATGGATTATTGTCCGGGTGGAGATTTGCACGTCCTTCGGCAGAAGCAACTGGGCAGGAGTTTCCTTGAACAAGCAGCAAG GTTTTATGTTGCAGAGGTCCTTTTAGCCTTGGAGTATCTGCATATGCTTGGGGTTATCTACCGAGACCTGAAACCAGAAAACATTCTGGTTCGAGAGGATGGCCACATCATGCTCACAGATTTTGACTTGTCCCTCAGGTGCACTGTGAGCCCAACTATTCTTAGATCTTCTTCATCAATGatggaaacagagaagaagttaTCGGGCCCATGTTCGGAATCTAGTTGTATTGATCCTTTCTGCCTGCAACCATCTTGGGTCCAAGTATCCTGCTTTACACCTAGGCTTATTTCTGCCACAACCAAAAACAAGAAGCTAAAATCGGACATGGTTGCCCAAGTCAGTCCACTGCCACAGCTTGTGGCAGAACCAACCAGTGCACGATCCAACTCTTTTGTTGGGACCCATGAGTACTTGGCTCCTGAGATCATCAAAGGAGACGGCCATGGGAGTGCTGTTGATTGGTGGACATTTGGAATCTTTCTGTATGAACTTCTGTTTGGCAAGACACCCTTCAAGGGGTTGGGAAACGAGGACACCTTAGCTAATGTGGTGTCACAGAGCCTCAAGTTTCCTGAAAGCCCGATAGTCAGTTTCCAGGCAAAAGATCTGATCAGAGGGTTGTTAGTAAAGGAGCCAGAGAACAGGTTGGGATCCATGAAGGGGGCCACTGAAATCAAGCAGCACCCATTCTTTGAGGGCCTGAACTGGGCACTTATACGATGTGAAATTCCTCCGGAGCTGCCGAAGTTACGAGATCTTGTGGTTCCGGCAATGGAGTCACAGAAAAAGGAGAGCAAACTTTTAGAGTTTAGGGACATGGAGGAGCATCTGGAGTTTGAGTTGTTCTAG
- the LOC122661929 gene encoding serine/threonine-protein kinase D6PKL1-like isoform X1 codes for MMAPLRGTCEIVEDSVQCSKGTNTQTAESRMDDKAGKHPILKYGSNYSIENDLNEIFQAIDLRTSTRALGQLHQRDTGRFQKNALKKQVRDGPSQGSGIGISESVTLKQALRGLCISQKLEMAAMKRLSKPAYGVSEAGTIKRLYRTVVVEASESGLPLDEGKGRVVEISLVPEDNSSNSSEKMPEFLQVRKAKVLNHSAQSSPRFAIATKNKVQALPQDEIVPASTDVGSETSNIEPASKWKPKCAHSSSGSAAGGKVLEVDKIVPVLTEVGRKNSTLDLWQRGKLHPIPSLASSSNGSKVSKSAGSNMRLTKPVFRNKNFIKKKGKQDLTSATSRSNMCYKIDSDLSPSTSKSVSQTDNCTENNSRKEPVSPASTSTNLSVEVSSNNVDSGLSKPGCTLSKCDGDGAVGAKATAASRSKEKGEVSQSSKSSIGEYSSSTSVSEESNLSGSSCGNRPHMSKDLRWEAIHHVQMQHGSLGMRHFKLHKRLGCGDIGAVYLAELTGTNCLFALKVMDNKFLASRKKMPRAQTEREILQMLDHPFLPTLYAHFTTEKLSCLVMDYCPGGDLHVLRQKQLGRSFLEQAARKQKAKREIPGADNEDEFVLPLSTEGKQLFYVAEVLLALEYLHMLGVIYRDLKPENILVREDGHIMLTDFDLSLRCTVSPTILRSSSSMMETEKKLSGPCSESSCIDPFCLQPSWVQVSCFTPRLISATTKNKKLKSDMVAQVSPLPQLVAEPTSARSNSFVGTHEYLAPEIIKGDGHGSAVDWWTFGIFLYELLFGKTPFKGLGNEDTLANVVSQSLKFPESPIVSFQAKDLIRGLLVKEPENRLGSMKGATEIKQHPFFEGLNWALIRCEIPPELPKLRDLVVPAMESQKKESKLLEFRDMEEHLEFELF; via the exons ATGATGGCACCATTACGTGGCACCTGTGAAATCGTTGAGGATTCAGTTCAATGCTCTAAAGGAACTAACACACAGACTGCCGAGTCAAGAATGGATGACAAAGCAGGAAAACACCCTATACTGAAATATGGGAGCAATTATTCTATAGAGAATGATCTTAATGAGATTTTCCAGGCAATTGATCTCAGAACATCAACCAGGGCTTTGGGTCAATTACACCAAAGAGATACAGGACGATTTCAGAAGAATGCTTTGAAAAAGCAGGTTAGAGATGGGCCGTCTCAAGGGTCAGGAATTGGAATTTCTGAGTCCGTGACCTTGAAGCAGGCGCTAAGAGGGCTGTGCATATCTCAGAAACTAGAGATGGCTGCAATGAAGCGGTTATCAAAACCTGCATATGGAGTTTCAGAAGCTGGAACCATAAAGAGGTTGTACAGAACAGTGGTAGTTGAGGCCAGTGAATCTGGTCTTCCATTAGATGAAGGTAAAGGGAGAGTGGTAGAAATCTCTCTTGTGCCAGAAGATAACTCATCAAATTCCTCCGAGAAGATGCCAGAATTCCTGCAAGTTCGCAAGGCAAAAGTATTGAACCATAGTGCTCAGTCTTCTCCTCGATTTGCAATTGCAACCAAAAACAAGGTTCAAGCACTGCCACAAGATGAGATTGTTCCTGCATCAACAGACGTTGGGTCTGAAACATCTAATATAGAACCAGCTTCAAAATGGAAGCCTAAGTGTGCTCATTCATCATCTGGCTCTGCTGCTGGTGGAAAAGTATTAGAAGTAGATAAGATAGTTCCTGTCTTGACAGAAGTTGGGAGAAAAAATTCAACTCTAGATCTGTGGCAGCGAGGCAAGCTACATCCTATACCTTCTTTGGCTAGCTCTAGCAATGGCAGTAAAGTAAGCAAGTCTGCTGGCTCTAATATGCGTCTAACCAAGCCTGTCTTCAGGAACAAAAACTTTATtaagaagaaagggaagcagGATTTGACTTCTGCTACCAGCAGGTCTAATATGTGCTATAAAATCGACAGTGACTTGAGTCCAAGTACAAGTAAATCAGTGAGCCAAACTGACAACTGCACTGAAAATAATTCGAGGAAAGAACCTGTTTCTCCAGCATCAACCAGTACAAATCTAAGTGTTGAAGTCAGTTCGAATAATGTGGACTCTGGTCTGAGTAAGCCAGGTTGCACTTTGAGTAAGTGCGACGGTGATGGAGCTGTTGGTGCAAAAGCTACTGCGGCCTCAAGATCAAAAGAGAAGGGGGAGGTCTCACAGAGCTCTAAAAGTAGCATTGGTGAGTACAGTAGTAGCACAAGTGTTAGTGAGGAGAGCAATTTAAGTGGGTCTAGTTGTGGCAATAGACCCCACATGTCAAAAGACTTGAGGTGGGAAGCCATCCACCATGTCCAGATGCAGCATGGAAGCTTAGGGATGAGGCACTTCAAGCTGCATAAGCGTCTTGGTTGTGGAGACATCGGAGCCGTTTATCTTGCTGAGCTAACCGGTACAAACTGTCTATTTGCTTTGAAAGTTATGGATAATAAGTTTTTGGCAAGCAGAAAGAAGATGCCAAGGGCCCAAACTGAAAGAGAAATATTGCAAATGCTGGATCATCCTTTTCTCCCTACACTATATGCTCATTTTACAACAGAGAAGTTGTCCTGTTTGGTTATGGATTATTGTCCGGGTGGAGATTTGCACGTCCTTCGGCAGAAGCAACTGGGCAGGAGTTTCCTTGAACAAGCAGCAAG GAAGCAGAAAGCTAAAAGGGAAATCCCTGGAGCAGATAATGAAGATGAATTTGTATTGCCGTTATCCACTGAAGGCAAACAATT GTTTTATGTTGCAGAGGTCCTTTTAGCCTTGGAGTATCTGCATATGCTTGGGGTTATCTACCGAGACCTGAAACCAGAAAACATTCTGGTTCGAGAGGATGGCCACATCATGCTCACAGATTTTGACTTGTCCCTCAGGTGCACTGTGAGCCCAACTATTCTTAGATCTTCTTCATCAATGatggaaacagagaagaagttaTCGGGCCCATGTTCGGAATCTAGTTGTATTGATCCTTTCTGCCTGCAACCATCTTGGGTCCAAGTATCCTGCTTTACACCTAGGCTTATTTCTGCCACAACCAAAAACAAGAAGCTAAAATCGGACATGGTTGCCCAAGTCAGTCCACTGCCACAGCTTGTGGCAGAACCAACCAGTGCACGATCCAACTCTTTTGTTGGGACCCATGAGTACTTGGCTCCTGAGATCATCAAAGGAGACGGCCATGGGAGTGCTGTTGATTGGTGGACATTTGGAATCTTTCTGTATGAACTTCTGTTTGGCAAGACACCCTTCAAGGGGTTGGGAAACGAGGACACCTTAGCTAATGTGGTGTCACAGAGCCTCAAGTTTCCTGAAAGCCCGATAGTCAGTTTCCAGGCAAAAGATCTGATCAGAGGGTTGTTAGTAAAGGAGCCAGAGAACAGGTTGGGATCCATGAAGGGGGCCACTGAAATCAAGCAGCACCCATTCTTTGAGGGCCTGAACTGGGCACTTATACGATGTGAAATTCCTCCGGAGCTGCCGAAGTTACGAGATCTTGTGGTTCCGGCAATGGAGTCACAGAAAAAGGAGAGCAAACTTTTAGAGTTTAGGGACATGGAGGAGCATCTGGAGTTTGAGTTGTTCTAG